The Lasioglossum baleicum chromosome 15, iyLasBale1, whole genome shotgun sequence genomic interval aatacaaaataaaactATGTGCAAAATTTTAGCTCAATCCGATTTGACCGATATTCGCAAATTTATTCGAAACCTTGAAATATCCATTGGGTATACCTATAATTGATAATGTAGTATGTTTTTATACCTGTGTCAACGAAGTTCATAAAAGTTCCGGGACGAATTATTGGCATCGTTTTGTTATATAGTATAGACATCTAGTATAGTATTATTCCAAGTTTGACGAACAGCTGCTTTGAGTTTCCCATATCAAACATTAACTACAGTGACAGACGTGCAGTGAAAATTGGGGTGTACGAATTCAATGTCTTTGCATTCATCTTGTAGTATACGGTTAAAATTAAAAGTGCAAGTAGTGGTGAATACTGTATTGAAGAGTGCGTaaagtttcttaaaatttctcCACCGAAAAATGTCCGACTACTTTGATGAAATGGGTTGGACACCGTTAGAAGACGGCGAGACACCGAATCATTTAATACACATGGCAAGACTTTTGCGAGATTTTGGTATGTGGGATTTATTGGGCCAAACAACAAGGCTACCACCGCCTGCATCGAAATCTGCGATTGAAAACTTGGAGGAGATCAAGATTAGTTCATCCGAATCAAAGCAATGCCCTGTATGCTTAAAAGAGTTCGAAAATGGAATATCTGCCAAGCGTATGCCttgtaaacatatttttcataaGGAGTGTATAATTCCATGGTTAGAAAAGGTATCAATTTTTCCTAGTCATCGTTACcgattttgtaaacaaattataCAGTTTAGTCGATAAAGAAGATATCTCACTTACTTTCAGACAAATTCGTGTCCGCTTTGCCGACACCAATTACCTACAGACGATGAAGACTACGAAATgtacagaaaagaaaaacagCGCGAAGTAGCAAGGGAAAAGGATTTAGAAACTTTACATAATTCGATGTTCATGTAGAGAAATGCACATTTGTACATAAAAGGAGAgtgttttatatttctttatataggTTTTAAACTCTATCATACtatgaatattataaaatcTAAACGTGTTGATTaaaacgaaatgaaattccCTACTaccttttcaaatatttataaatctgTACACGAGACAACCTATATGAATTTTACACTTCTAGACCACTTTATTTTGGACGTTGTTTGTTTCGCGCTGaattaatgatttttaattCGTTGTACGGGTCATTTGTCGTAGATAAATGTTCTCAAACGTGCTCAATTGAAACTAATTGAAAATAACTTGTTATATCATGCCATGTAGTTGTTATGATATTACTAGttttaatatttgtattataaTACAATGAAATACCAGGAAAATTACATAAGTAACTAATAAATCGATAGCTCTGTGgtgaataatttaaaatatcagtTTATGTTTAGTTGTAACAACTAAGGAGCTAACTTACgccataaataaatgaaatggaATACCCTGTAATGTACAGACACATTAATCATGTTTTTAATGTATCgctatatatgtatttaatgtacaataatttttgttcgGTGACTTCAATTAATCTTTCCATGAGAATAACTAGTTTTACAGTAACAGTGTttccatttttcaattattcgactaataaaattcaaatatatttataagcaaattaatatatctaagtattttcttatttatgtatatgtaatttataaatatatacttCTGTTAATAATGGGTTACGTTATATATTTACCTCGTACTCAAATAATTGAGTGTTATCCCTCTCAAATACCATTATAATGTAGCTTATCGATGTTAAAGTAACAATCAATTTATAATTAATGCTTTAACTCCGCATAATTCaacatttattaataaaagGTACCAACAATCCTCTAGCACGCAcctggagtaaaatagaaattgatttccagTTCTGATTTGAAtagcttgaaaataatataagaatattttaaaatttttctaatgtgtTTTTACCGTTTTGTGTTTCTTCTATTCATTTTGTGCCATAGGTGTAtacaattcgcagtctagtaataaaataatttagcgGACATCCAATGGTTTTGTAGCTGTATTTTTGATAATTATAGTAGCATGACGTTACCGTTAGAATTCCAATACTTCGTGGATCAGGACTAAGGCAAAAGAAGAAGACTGTTATTTATTAATAGGAAATAATGTTTATTATACagtgtacatatttattaacttcatttattttatttctgttataaattttatattaataatattattatgctTTGCCGAGCGACGAATGCCTTGATCAGTGTGCGCTTAATCTATAACAATCTCCGTAAAAAGTATAGAAACTTCTGctttttattttgtttgtttgtttgttttccTTTCATTCTCACCCGTCCCATCCTTTTTCCGTTGATCATTTATCAATCCCCCCTTTCCCCTACATTGATCACCATGAATTATACCACCAAAGAGTATCGCCAAAATATGTTGCGCTGAAAACGGCATAATCGTTCGGCATATACAAATAATAGTACTGTCGAAGTTAAAGTAATTGGCGGTTTATTCATCTTCTTTGTTTGTTAATTTTTTGCCGGTGACGCCATTTCGTTCGAAATGGCGCGCCGCCGCCCTCGCGCCATTTTGGTCGCGATATTCTCGAACTTTTTTTTCTCGAAATACTTCACCCTAGGATTAGTATTTGTtatgaattatttttataatatgcgtaataatataaataatgtcgTTAATATACCTATCATGATTACcgttctttttttctttaatgaTAAACTATCTGAATGGTACATTTCCTCTGCTAATGGCCATGACTGTTATAgctaattatatgtatagtctgTATGCGAGCTCCAAATGGGATAAGGTACGTCGTACAGAGAACTTTTCGGCTCGGCGTATTTCTTTTTGTTAACATAATTCGAACAAAAAGAGAAACAAACCAAGAAATAGAGAACTATTCGTCGAATACGGGAACACGTCTGTGGCGTGAAAATACGAACGTCGAGGAACCCTCTTTCGTCTACCGATTCATGAAACTTTTATATCgcaatttccatttttatattTCCTTTTACACCTGGTCATGTTTCGTGTCGACTAAATCAAATCTTCTCGAAGGGGAAATCTTTATTAATATTTCCAATCCGATGTGAAATACATGGACACACTCCCGAAGGAACGAATGTAACTGTGGAAAGTGTTGTACGCATTAACAATTCATAAACAGAAGGGACTTTTGTCAGCGAGACGCAAAACTATTCTTCACGATCCTTGACGAAATGTAGGTTCCCTCGAAGTACGCTAAAAAattctttctcgctctctttctctctccctttcgctCACACTCTCTCATTCGAACTATTTTAGTTCTTTTATCGaacgattctctctctctttctttcctcttGCTTCTCACACACGTCACCGTGTTCTAATCTTGATATATAAATGTACGACGTTAGTTCATGTCAACCAGACTTTGTGTCAGTGTGtgtgtaattttattatttttttttctcgcttGCTTGAATGTATGTTATCTAGCTTTCTAACATAAGTGTTAAAtataattacttttatttttatgtaatgTATTAGTTCTTttggtataataataataatcatcatCCCATAATAATCATAATCGATaaccataataatagtaataataataatattaaccaCCGTCGTGACCATAATCGCGATGATGTCGTTAATTCGTCATATTGATATAcattacatatttatattacacGTTCCTTATGAAAATAATAATCCAAACTGGCATATTTTCCGTTCGTGCTGTTCGCCCCAAAAATTTTCCCCGAAAATTTGCGTCGCTCAAACCTCTAAAAGGATCGATCTCCCTTCTCTCCCTTTTCCTCGCTCCTTCATTCTCTCGCCCTCTTTTCTTTCATTTCGtttacttttcttttctcttttccatttttttttttcgttcataGACTTCTATAACATAACAATTCTATCGCTAGTAGAAACGACTGAATCCCTCGCAACCTGGAACGAATTTTTTTCGAGACGGCACGCGTCAACGATCAACCTAATCGCATCGCGATTCGATATACTTAACTTTATTTCACGGCGACCTCGCGATTCGCCGTGAAACTCTATCAACATTCGTAACACCGCGATCATCACCGTTCTTCACGttcgttttttttattttcttttaatttaattagctGCTCACCGTGGCTACGGAGACAACGTTTCCCCTAAACCGTTCGACGTCCAACGTCCAACGTTAAGGGCAACCGATTCGAATTCGATTTGacattcttcgaattttttcgcAAACACACAATTATCATGCCTTGATGCACGCGCTCGGAAATTGTCTAATCGtcgagaaataataataatttcgacGGTGTTGTAGTGttactttttttctttcgtCCCCGAAGCCTCAGTAGTCGCATCAACCCTCTCGTTCGATTCCTCACCCTcctaaatacatatacattatcgaaatattttctataACCGCGTATGCCTCCGTAAAATTTATCGCGTTGATATGCTAAAACTCTCCCCCATCACTTATCGTACTATCGTTATAAATTACATCTTATCTACGCTGCCTTTGTTTTTTCTTCAGTCCCCACCGTTTCTCTTTTGGCCTCGTTTCTTCTCACGGCTATCCTTTCTTTCGCTTCAAGTCCTCTCTCGTTTCGCATGTTAATTCGCCTATTCGTTTTCGCACGTCACCACAAAGAGACATCTCGTGGACTTGCTTCGAGTCTCTCTCTCGATAGAATAATCTTTTCCAATAAGCATAATTAGTAGTGTCGTCGATAGCGACAATAcggtgataataataataataataataataatagtaataataataataataaccgtACTAGTGATAATCAATggtcaataataataatattaataatagctTTTACGACGCGACCAACTCATCAAGGTAACTTTACATTACATCGTTCGCAAGGATTAATACTGTCGTACTTACAATAAGTAACTCGCGTAACGCCCTGGTCAATGATTCCAATCGTTTTACAATATTTGGAACATCAACCGGTTCAACTATCGATCGCATAATTCGCTCTGCTCTTCAAATTCTCGTCTAAACTTTTACCGACGTTCTACAATAGAACCCCATCTAATTTCATCATTTCTCTCCGAAACCGTAAAAGCACATCCCGGTGTGACCAAAATCATGAACGAAGATTGTATCAGCATCACGATCATTTCAATTATAACTAATTATATCTTTCTCGCGTGTTTGTCAATGGAGCATCGTAACCAGAATCCCGTGTCGGTTTCTAAACGCGttgttcttttactctggacgAGAGAAACAATAGAATTTATATGTACACATCGAGCCGCAAGAAGTCTCGCAAAAGAAACGAAAGCGATACGTTCGTGAAGCTGCAAAGTGGTCGACGAAATTGATTTCGGATACGTCCAGACATGTCCACGCGAGAAAAGAAGCCGCGGTGTCGAGGGCGAGATTCGTCGTCAAGGGGAAAAAGGGAGAGGGCGCGCTATTttgttcttctctttttttctctctctctctctctcttcaagaACGTCCCACACACGTTGCAAcgaacgttttttttttcttattattttcaTGCACTATATAGTTTAGTACTTCGCTATGTAGGACATTACCGGTGTGCACGTGGCGTGTATGCACACTTCTGTGtctcgtgttttgcaattttATTTACAGATCCTTTCGGGCCCGTTGTCGCGGCGGACATCGACAAGTCCTCGGAGTCGCAAAGCATCAATCATTCTGGACCATAAAATTCGCCACGCGTAACCCCGTGGGAAGAAAATGTATACTCTACTTCCGGCGATCCCGAGGACCCCGAGGTCCGGTGATCACGGCCCAGGAGAAACTTGCATTGTATATCGGTGTTTGATTATACTACGCAACGTTTTTTCGGGCCCCGAGCCGCGAAAGTACGTCCGGGGCCGGCGATtacaaaattttattgtataccaCTCCGAAATCAacaataaaactgatttcaattttttttctctctctctctctctcacgatTCTGTATAATATTTATCCCTTCTCTGAAGGcaggaggatatttttcaatttgcgTGCGTGCGCGTTTCGTGGGATGTATGTgtctatgtgtgtgtgtgtatgtatctTCTGTGTATAAATGTTTATGCATATGCGCGTGTGttctcaatttgtttatgttttCTTTGTTTATCTTTTTAATATCGAGGTATACGCGTGTGTACGTGTGTCACGTGTACGTACTTCCCAGTTTCATATTCTCTTGTTTTCTCGCGTGTGCTTCGCTTCGTgtcttttcgtttttctttttttttttttaatcatttcttcAGCCATTGTATTGAATATTCCGAATATTTCGGTTCGCGTTCGCGCGCCTGTTGCGTCAAATCTTAATTCGTTCCCTATGTTTAATATGTAAAAATATACAGGCTAGGTTATAGTCGTAAGTACAGTTAAAAAATTCTACATTCTTTAGCCTCGAGCACGGGATGCAGTCAAGTCGTCCTCGGAGTAGTAATCCACCGATCGAAAAACGAGTCTTAACCTGAGAACGCGAGTGAAACGTCATGCTCGACATCGTCGATCGAGTATTTGCTCGACGAGATGAAGATTTCTGTCGGATTCCAACAATGTAGACCTGGGAAGCTTAAAACGCGCTAAATCGTCGTTTCTTGTTTCTCctgtctccccccccccccgcctccCCCGGAAGAAGAAACACAAATAACGTATGCGTGTTCCGCTCGTTCTTTAACTCTCTTCTCGAATTCACGAAGCAAAAGCCGATCGAATTAGCACGTTTCAACGTCGACGAACGTACAACCCCCTCGAACGCGTTTGACGACCCCTACCCCGTCGTACCTGTTATTTTCGATTGAAAAGAAGAGACGTTATTCTCGCGTGTCACCTTTGGTACATTTGCAACATCGATCCTAATCGAAAAAACCGATTTCTGACTAGAAACTACTACAGATTCTCCTCCTCTTACGCTTTTCATGATCTCCGACTAGATTCGCAGACCACGCAAGATTTAATTGCACTGTTTCATCGAGATCTCAAAGAGTGAGTTTGTGTATAAATCAGTCTCAAAATAAGTTGCACGCTTTTGTGATATAGAAAActtctttattattttcttctctctcaatctctctctctctctctctctctcttgctctcttttTATCTTCCTTTATTCAACGGACGACAGCTGCTCGATACACGCAAAATCACAAACACGTTCGTTTGAAAGCCTGCCACACGATTCTCTGAGAATGAAGCTAGTGGAAATCGATCTATACGCACAATTAATTATTTCACGAATATTGTTCGCGCGCGCGCTCACTAAGCACATTAAAACTTTGCAAGCGTTAGAAAACTATTGGGAAAACGTGCAACGAAATTCCGcatcttttttttctttcttctggaCGGTATGACCTGGGCGTGACTATCCTCCTCCATCTTTAGGCGATCCGCTAACTCTTATCTATGTCGTACTACGTATCTCTCACAACTGTCGTCAGCTCAGAACAAACACCAAAGCAATTTGTTGCAACGGCACTTCGAAATATCTGAACCCGTTGTTTAGTGTCTTCGTCGTCGAAGCTCAATCGAGCTCTTCGGTCGCACTGATATTCCTCTCGCGAATCAGAACTCTAGGAATCTCTCACACAGTATCATTACTCAACAACTTTCTAGAACGCGTTTTCGGCTAATCACTTTTTTCCTTTCggtcataataaaataataaatgaataaaatattcaacAATTAAAAGTCATATGAGCCGTTCAGCGCGAAAGTGGTGCAAGTCAATATTTGTCTGTTTGGTTCAATACCGCAAAAGGGACATTAAATAAAATAGTTGTAAAACAATTTTGATGTGGCTCGCGTCAGACTTCTCACTTGATTCCTGATCAGCGTATTCATCAATGGCTACCGTCTCGGCTGAATCCAGCGAAAATTGTTGAAGTAATTGATGTTTTGTTAGTGTGGTGTGTTCGAAGATCAAGTTCATTAAGATAGGATCACAGTGTTGTAGTGTTAATCAGAGTATTTCTTCCGCTAACGAATGCACGCACTAAAATCTCTCGTCGTTAAACCAATGACGAATCTTAAACACATCAAGCTTTCTAATTTCTTCGTTCTTCGAATAATTTCACGCGCGATTTCTCTCGAGGAAATTCTCCGGAACAAGAAAATCAAAGTATCGTCTCGGGAACGTGAACGTGAGaatcatttaataataacttaatCTCGAAAGAAACGTTAACGGAAAATTGTCGTCGAGTCACGATTCGAAAACGTTCAAGTACGACTTGAAAAGGTTTCGGAATCAACCTCGTCCGGTGATTTGAACGAGTTTCGCAACCATTTTGTACGAAGGAGCCACTTGTTAACCAACTGTTGCACTCTGAGCAGGCGCCGAAGGGGCACAGTACAATTTGCAGGAACCGAGCCACTCCCACCGAGTCTTTCTTTTATGCCGCCTCGTtcgagagaaacaaattatcaggAAAATCaacgtttttttttgtttttcttcaaatttctgggaaaagaaattttttcgaatgtaCAAGACGAAATGACAGAGCGCGAACAATAAATGCAAGAACTATAGCTGGTCGTTTTCCAAGTCCAGCGGGAAAATTGTTTACGTACGTTTACTGATTAGTAGACAATTACTTCTATATCCTAATATTGTCTTTTGCTACGATAGTCGATTCGTGTTCGAAGTGGAAATGGATTTGGAAGATTCAGTGTTGGCACAATATATATTCTGTATCGTACATGATGCTTCGAAAATACTGGTTCAATTGGTTGAAATGCGATTTCGTGTGTTCCTCCCATCGGGGAAAGGACTGGTTTCGAAATTAGAAATCGATCTCGATTCGTGACAATTATATTATGCCCCCGTGCTTCAGTGGAAATCCGTTTCGTTGAGTCGCCAATCGTTCTACGTTGAATTTCGCTCGAGAATGGTCACCGTTACGTGAGAGGAGTGACGTCGGACGATTCCGAACGATCGTGTAAAAGCAAGAAGCACCGAAACCCGATAGAAAATGCGAGTAGAAAACTGAAAAAGCTGCCCGAAACGAGGACGAGAAAGTGTGTCCGGATCCTCTGTGCACATATTATTCTATACCGATCGAGGCAAATAATCGAGCAGCAAAGTTGCTCGAGGTTTCACTGGCGCCCTAAATTCCTTCTAACTTTTTGAGATCCATCGTATTTCAAATAGTCATGATGTTTACCCGCGCAGCTGGTTTATAAGAAGTATGCTTTCGGTTTACATTTAATTTTAGAGtcgactttcaatcattatgtatatatatgtatgtacttatatatatttttgtatttatatataagtatatatattttttctatttcgtaTATTATTTCGGTCTTACGTACTAGAAGTTTAAAGTTAAAAACTTATCGTTTGgcgattaattatttaaaatatgttcTGTTTGTTAATAACTTTTAGTGTTtcttcgctctctctctctctctctctcgctctcgctctctttttCTCCGTTCTTTCTTTCCCTTTCTCTCCCACCCTTTTTCTCAACTTACCACACGCCCATCTCAACTTTTAATTATGCCTAATTCAATCATTATACGCGcacgatatataatatttatatttctccgTCACtccatctctttctctcgttctctttctctcagcGCTGTAGGTGTATTTTTTCCGTGTGCTtcttcattctctctctctctcgctctctttctctctctctctctctctctctctctctctctttcactctctcgCGCTTTCTTTCCTGGTATAAGTGATTATACTGCGTAATTTGTTATACTTCTTTTTTTCTGTTTATAACCTTATATGTTAGCGATAACTATAGTAATTGTTTATGCATATCGTTCGCTTATACGCCTAGATGGCACGCTATATAAAACTATGCTATATGCAAATTTTTCTCATCAATCAATATTCTAGTTTAAACGTTTTTTCGCGAGAGTTATGTATATGCACACTCATCCCTGTATATATGTGCTCGTGTATATAGGTatgtttgtatatataaatacctCACAGTATTTTTTCACGTTCTCTCCCTTCTCtctcgtgtttttttttttactttttttcgcTCGTCTAATTCTTATGTACGTTCCTCGCGCCGATCGATCCTATTCCCACcgcgttgcgtcgcgtcgtcttTCTCTCGCTATGCGG includes:
- the LOC143216412 gene encoding E3 ubiquitin-protein ligase RNF181-like, with protein sequence MSDYFDEMGWTPLEDGETPNHLIHMARLLRDFGMWDLLGQTTRLPPPASKSAIENLEEIKISSSESKQCPVCLKEFENGISAKRMPCKHIFHKECIIPWLEKTNSCPLCRHQLPTDDEDYEMYRKEKQREVAREKDLETLHNSMFM